A region of Phaeodactylum tricornutum CCAP 1055/1 chromosome 14, whole genome shotgun sequence DNA encodes the following proteins:
- a CDS encoding predicted protein, whose translation MMPYTRTDNRQIQLQPSHHQRKAAATVSPDPASSERCRSRLAYSAGFGEPLHQDSAQLYSDLRSTQRKERSQSIPIYKDGKMTRTPSELQLCEEEEHADFRDYVMFTRIVDGIARQQEKLKDHRAKRENDRSLAHVIGTRNGSHDHVLLRNNDYRSTTYGRDEPYQPTTPNHLPNKNLQSIIDHSLEEFPGLSFDDEEVFVLDL comes from the coding sequence CACGCGAACAGACAACCGGCAAATCCAGCTTCAGCCATCGCATCACCAACGCAAAGCAGCGGCGACCGTCTCTCCTGATCCGGCCTCTTCCGAGCGTTGTCGATCGCGTTTGGCCTATTCGGCTGGATTCGGCGAACCTTTGCACCAAGATTCGGCCCAACTCTACAGCGATCTTCGTTCAACCCAACGAAAAGAACGCTCGCAGTCTATCCCTATCTACAAAGACGGCAAAATGACACGCACCCCTTCCGAACTCCAGTTGtgcgaagaggaagaacaTGCCGACTTTCGCGACTACGTCATGTTCACTCGCATCGTTGACGGCATTGCGcgacaacaagaaaagcTCAAGGATCACCGTGCCAAACGAGAGAACGATCGTTCTCTGGCGCACGTGATTGGTACGCGCAACGGATCGCACGACCACGTCTTGTTACGGAACAACGACTACCGGAGTACCACTTACGGACGCGACGAGCCGTACCAACCAACCACACCCAATCACTTGCCTAACAAAAATCTTCAATCGATCATTGATCATTCGCTAGAAGAATTTCCGGGACTCAGcttcgatgacgaagaggTCTTCGTCCTCGATTTGTAA
- a CDS encoding predicted protein has translation MNLPGNADFLEKASLMEPLLSITEKAINVSSIPGNDSFNAPTAALRGEQFEIALRRHVVKAASKVTEKGVSELDELGVFWDLCLKVCLHIMIVNDKALVDSSAADPRYKDMSVRKVPFVLLEDILDVLSSPLALQFWSSRVRPSYDFLFAPTLWSPIRGDSAASPSHPCWLPFLKISQKFLRRLVPEAAAPILVQLSTVYPLSEKSATKVWGSHGESTTEYDSLEDFHKEEQSITLDTTTPNGSSSSVYDYSFYESFWRLQEDLSNPNSIKVAGFLSRVRSMMTAFENQTCDTNTSQDSPINLYGHYLTSSRVLAIQLLDASFQIHVLTQFLIVAKHLMAQVPVLESQLADHVTRAKNRLQLELGDAGRHQLELLHHLWQGSESLWRDWKRKKCPADIDAPKLALSAAGGSPPRKRLLGALGSGNGESNDADERNTDYSLAQVHDELPALSKRMKRLAPDLYTHLQDYVEALDPDAGIEAEYHPKNNALFGWRALRLLSVDHLGEFNLLDRNGDCEGLVRTIYQRKGIVIPGKIPESALDELEEFEAGDPGVGNDDSEGNTDTLKEVRGVMEEDAENHLDSGDDHVEEKVGVPIKVEQPSIDTEDRVDTSHKVETNLKQSSSSPHKQTEKLVLESTLPRETGGQIAKSGDGRMTQSFVQEGSKEGSRKRSRSPVRSEDDRSRLNREESRSRVRDHGQRGIVDLEGRGGGKGNGGSSRGRNGPGHHGMYRQDQGGRGAGNNRPLLPRESAPRDGPPPLRDGRARRGGDNRHDDWRGDERQGGGRGNHRGRR, from the coding sequence ATGAATCTTCCAGGAAATGCAGActtcttggaaaaggcttCGCTCATGGAgccgttgctttccatcACTGAAAAGGCAATAAATGTATCTTCGATTCCCGGAAACGACTCGTTTAACGCACCGACGGCCGCTCTTCGAGGTGAGCAGTTCGAGATCGCGTTGCGACGGCACGTTGTTAAAGCAGCATCAAAAGTTACAGAAAAAGGCGTCAGTGAGCTTGACGAATTGGGAGTGTTTTGGGATCTTTGCTTAAAAGTGTGTCTACACATTATGATAGTCAATGACAAAGCGCTTGTCGATTCCTCGGCTGCCGATCCCCGGTACAAGGACATGTCGGTCCGTAAAGTACCCTTTGTACTGCTAGAAGACATTTTGGATGTACTGTCTTCACCACTGGCTTTGCAGTTTTGGAGTAGTCGCGTACGGCCGTCGTACGATTTCCTCTTTGCTCCAACCCTGTGGAGTCCAATACGTGGTGATAGTGCTGCGTCTCCATCGCATCCCTGTTGGTTGCCCTTTCTCAAGATCAGCCAGAAATTTTTGCGTCGATTGGTTCCAGAAGCTGCCGCACCTATTCTAGTGCAGCTTTCCACTGTCTATCCGCTTTCGGAAAAGTCGGCTACTAAGGTTTGGGGAAGTCACGGAGAAAGCACCACCGAATACGACTCGTTGGAAGACTTTCACAAAGAAGAGCAGTCTATAACTCTCGACACTACAACCCCAAATGGTTCATCTTCATCAGTATACGACTACTCCTTTTACGAATCTTTTTGGAGACTACAAGAAGACTTGTCCAATCCCAACTCCATCAAGGTGGCCGGATTTTTATCTCGTGTTCGCTCCATGATGACTGCCTTTGAAAACCAAACCTGCGATACAAATACCTCTCAAGACTCACCGATTAACCTGTACGGTCACTATTTAACGAGTTCCCGAGTTTTAGCGATTCAACTATTGGATGCGTCGTTTCAAATTCATGTATTGACGCAGTTTCTGATTGTGGCAAAACACTTGATGGCTCAAGTTCCAGTTTTGGAATCTCAATTGGCAGATCACGTTACTCGCGCCAAGAATCGACTACAGTTGGAATTGGGAGACGCTGGGCGCCATCAATTGGAATTATTGCACCACCTGTGGCAAGGGTCAGAGTCGTTGTGGCgagattggaaaaggaagaaatgtCCGGCCGATATCGACGCACCCAAGCTTGCACTTTCTGCTGCTGGAGGGTCTCCGCCACGTAAGCGACTCCTTGGCGCGCTCGGTAGTGGCAATGGTGAAAGCAATGACGCAGACGAGAGGAATACGGATTACTCGCTGGCACAAGTACACGATGAGCTACCCGCTCTATCGAAACGTATGAAACGGTTGGCGCCGGATCTATACACACATTTGCAAGACTACGTGGAGGCCTTAGATCCCGATGCAGGAATCGAAGCCGAGTATCATCCTAAAAACAACGCGTTGTTCGGCTGGCGGGCGCTGCGGTTACTTTCCGTCGACCATCTAGGAGAATTCAATCTACTGGATCGCAACGGTGATTGTGAAGGTCTTGTGCGAACAATTTACCAACGCAAAGGAATTGTTATACCTGGCAAAATACCTGAAAGTGCGCTAGATGAGCTCGAAGAGTTCGAGGCTGGAGATCCCGGTGTCGGAAACGATGACAGTGAAGGGAATACAGATACGTTAAAGGAAGTCAGGGGCGTAATGGAAGAAGATGCTGAAAACCATCTCGATAGCGGAGATGACCATGTCGAAGAAAAAGTTGGAGTGCCTATAAAGGTTGAGCAACCCTCCATTGATACCGAGGACCGTGTTGACACCAGTCACAAGGTCGAAACGAATTTGAAACAATCTTCATCTTCGCCTCATAAACAAACTGAAAAGCTTGTTCTGGAAAGCACTTTGCCTCGCGAGACTGGTGGGCAAATTGCAAAATCGGGAGATGGCAGGATGACCCAAAGTTTCGTGCAAGAAGGTTCCAAAGAAGGATCCCGCAAACGGAGTCGATCGCCGGTCCGTTCCGAAGACGATCGGAGTCGTTTGAATCGGGAGGAGTCCCGTTCCAGAGTCCGAGATCACGGCCAGCGCGGTATCGTAGATCTCGAGGGCCGAGGTGGAGGGAAAGGAAACGGCGGTTCTAGTAGAGGCCGTAATGGACCGGGACATCATGGTATGTATAGACAAGATCAAGGAGGTCGTGGTGCTGGAAACAATCGACCGCTGCTGCCCCGGGAATCCGCTCCCAGGGACGGGCCTCCCCCACTGCGTGATGGTAGGGCTCGCCGTGGTGGTGACAATAGGCATGATGATTGGCGTGGCGACGAACGCCAGGGAGGGGGAAGAGGCAACCATAGAGGCCGGCGGTGA